TTACTCAGTAAATGGGGGTTAAGAGTAAGCTAGCTGCTTAAGCCGTTTTACATCATTAACGGTGATGTATTGGGTGCTATCAGTAGTAATAATTTGCTCCTGTCGAAGCTTAGATATCTCACGTGAGACTGTTTCTCGAGCGACACTTAATACGTAAGCTAAATCCTGATGAGTCAACGGAGCTATGATTCGGATCCCAACATCAGAGAACTCACCAAAGGTAGTAGCATAGAAAAGAAGCTGATGTGCTAGGCGCTGATAGGATGAGCGAAGTGCCAGATTCTCTAAACGTTGAATATTAGAAGTCAGTCTCTCACCGGCCACCTTTAGCAAATCACGATAAATCAATGGATCATGTTCTAAATCGGATGACAGTGTGGCCGCCTCTAGACCATACAGCTCGACACTAGACATCGCCTCATAATAGAAAGTCTCGGGCCCTCTATACAGATCTTGATCAAAAATCTCCTTCATAACTACCGTTAAGGGGAATACTGAACCGGCCCCGTATACACTTTGAATACTTTGTAGACCATCAGCAGTGATGAGGTAACGTTTAACAAAACCTGATTTAACCATTAATACCAGCTGAGTTTCGTCATCTGTAGTCTGGATGAGCTCACCTTTACTGTAGGTCCTTGTTTTGCCCTGGCGTAAGGCTATTTCGAGATCGGTAAGTTTCATGTCATTACTCATGGTTAAACTAATACAACCACTTTCGGCCTATTAGAGTCAACATGAGTCGTATCGATGGCAGTATCTAGCTCCACACATCATCTTCTATTCCTCTACTTATAGGTGGTATAATAGACAATCAATTTAAACTTATACAAGGTTTATTTATGTCAGAGAGATATCAGCGGCCTAGCGAAAGATTTTCTGATTACGCTGCGGATAGCGGTGTCTTGCTTTTTGAGCAGTACGCTGGTGAGGAGCCAAACGTCGGTGAACGGTGGAAATATTAC
Above is a genomic segment from Candidatus Saccharimonadales bacterium containing:
- a CDS encoding Crp/Fnr family transcriptional regulator, with translation MSNDMKLTDLEIALRQGKTRTYSKGELIQTTDDETQLVLMVKSGFVKRYLITADGLQSIQSVYGAGSVFPLTVVMKEIFDQDLYRGPETFYYEAMSSVELYGLEAATLSSDLEHDPLIYRDLLKVAGERLTSNIQRLENLALRSSYQRLAHQLLFYATTFGEFSDVGIRIIAPLTHQDLAYVLSVARETVSREISKLRQEQIITTDSTQYITVNDVKRLKQLAYS